TTACCGCCATTTCCAGATTCATGCGAGTTTGCAGTATGCCGCGCAACAGCTCCACATCTCTGTCCTGAATGTGGCGCCGATCTTCGCGTAAATGCAGGGTAATGCAGTCAGCTCCGGCTTGCTCGGCTTCAATCGCAGCCTGGATGGGGTCAGGATAAAGCGTGCCTCTGGCCTGTCGCAAAGTCGCTATATGATCAATGTTTACACCTAATAAAATTTCGCCAATTCGTTCCATTTTTTGTTTCCTTCTAACCGTTACAACGATGAGCGCAGCAGCTCTCTACTCATCAATGGCTTATCCCCCAGCAACCGACTTAAGGCATAACGCAGCAAAGTCTTCGCCTCTTTAAACACAACAGGGTCTACTTCTTCTAGCAATGAACCCTGCGCCAGTACCTGCAGCGTTCTTCCACTAACCCGTACTCCGGCTATCTCGGGCTCGGCATGAGGCACCGGACCGCGATCCATTTGATAATCGTAGCAGGCATCAGTTGCCACGGTAGCGCCGGATACGTCGTATGTTAACGACAAGCCGTACCCCAGGTTATCCAATAACTGTATTTCAAATACTCGCAGAACCCCTTGCAATTGCAAATCTGTAGCAGCCCCACAGAGCAAGCGTAGAGCCGAATCGTATTGGCTGAATAACTCAATTTGGCCCTCCGCTTCGTGTACGCAACGTACAATGACCTCGTTTAGATACAAGCCACACACCAAGGCTCGACCACGCAACGCCATAGCGGTGCCCTGAGGCTCCACTGCGGTCAGGTTCATCAACTCGCCTTGACCGGACCAACTCAACAGCAAGGGTTGAAATGGTTGCAACAGAGCATAATTGCGCGAACGTGCGGATTTTGCACCTCTTGCCACCAACGCTACGCGGCCGTGTTCCGGACTCATAGCGGTAACAATGAGACTGGTGTCACGATAAGCCCGAGAATGAATCACATAGGCAGGCTGCAGTGTTACTCGGCTGAACTTCGTCATAGCATTACGTTACATGACCTCACGACACAGGGGCACTACTCATCATCATGGTAGCCCAAACTTCGCAAGGCCCTTTCATTATCCGACCAACCTTGCTTTACTTTTACCCACAACTGCAAAAACACCTTACCATCGAACAGTAATTCCATGTCCTTTCGAGCCGCCTCACCCACTTTTTTAAGGACCTCGCCTTTTTTACCAATGACGATGGCTTTTTGACCCTCTCGTTCCACCCATATCAAGGCGGATATATGCCGTACCGATTCTTTGAAAGAGAATTTTTCTATCTCCACCGTCAGGTAGTGTGGAACTTCGTCGCCCAAACGGCGTAGCAGCTTCTCCCGCACCAATTCTGCCGCTATAAAACGTTCGCTACGATCCGTAATTTGATCTTCCGGAAATAAAGGCGGACCGGAGGGTAACAACTGACGTATGTGAGTTTCCAGAATCTGCACGCCTTCTGCTGTTTTGGCCGACAAGGGGATAATTTGATGAAACGGATATTTTTCTGTCAGCTGTTGCAAATATGGCAGCAAATCGTCTTTGCTTTTTAACTTATCCACTTTATTGATGACTGCAATGACTGGTAATTTTTGTTTTTTCAATTTATCCAGCACTAACTGATCTTCATCCGTCCACTTGGTGCGATCCAATAATAAAACGATAATATCTACGTCATGCAGGGCGCTGTCTGCCGCCCGGTTCATGTGCCGATTGATAGCACGCTTGGCACCCAGGTGCATGCCGGGTGTATCCACGTACACCACTTGTTCTTCAACCTGATTCTTTATACCGATAATTCGATGTCGGGTGGTCTGAGGTTTGTGTGCTGTGATGCTGATTTTTTGCCCCAACAAAGTGTTGAGCAAAGTTGATTTACCTACATTCGGGCGACCTATGATCGCCACATATCCGCTTTTAAACATTGCGATAATTTCCGGGAAACTGATTAAAACTACTTATGAGAATGGATAAACTCGAGCATTTGCTTTGCAGCCACCTGCTCGGCTTTTCGACGACTGGAACCCGCACCGCTAGTGCGATGGGAAAGGGTTTCCACAAAACATTCCACTTCAAAAACCTGTTCGTGGACGCTGCCTTCCTGGGACAGTATGGAATAAAGCGGCAACTGCATTTTACGTGATTGCAAATACTCTTGTAACTGGGTTTTAGGATCTTTTAGTGACTCATCAATGCTAAGACTATTTAACAACTCTTGAAAGTGATTTTGAACAAAGTCTCGAACCGCTTCCATGCCCCCGTCCATATAGACTGCGCCTACAACCGCCTCAAATGCATCCGCCAAAGTGGAATTTCGCCGAAAACCACCGCTTTTCAATTCCCCTGGACCGAGTTGCAAATAATCACCGAGGTCCAATTTTCGCGCTAATTTCGCCAGAGTTTCGCCTTTCACCAAACTGGAACGGCTCCGGCTTAACTCTCCTTCAGTGGCACGAGTGAAGCGCAAATACAAATGCTCGGCAATGAGAAACCCCAAGATGGAATCCCCCAAATATTCCAACCGTTCATTATTGCCGGCCTGCTTACTCCTATGGGTCAGCGCTTCTTCCAACCAAAGTGGCTCTTTGAACTGGTAATCCAATACTCCCATCAATTGGCGCAACAGTTTTACCCTTTGCGGAGTCAGACGGCGCTTGTTTTTATCTTTAGAAGAAAGTAATGGTTCCTCGAAAGTTTTGTTACTACTGACTTTCTTTCCCGTCAACCTTTGCATCCTCATCGGTGGTAAACCTCACCACTGCATCTACGTTACCCAGTAAAGGCCGACGTACTTCATAATTCACCACAACCGTGGTAGTAGCGCCATCACGTACGATTTCCACGTGTTCGTCCAAATTTACGTTCTTCACATTATCCACGCCGAGACGCTTTGACAAGGTGGATAGAATTTCCTCATCCGTCATTTCCGCCAGTCCGGGATTGGCGTTTAGTTTGGCTACATGGGACTTCACATTGAAATCTTCCAAGTAAACCGGTATCAAGCGGAGCGCCACCAATACCGCGAACCCTCCCACCACTAAGAGGAATGCCATGGATATAGCGGTTAAGCCCATTTGAGTTTTTATATTGCGCATTACACGACTCCCAAAATTGACGTTGATCACAGACTCCGTAAATAATAGCAGCTAAGGTGGCTTTTTGACGCGTATTCAGCGCCGTTAACATAATCTACTGAATAGATGTACCAATTCGATCCCAGGAAATGTAGCCATCGACCGCCCCATCCCAATTAAACCAGATCATAAAGGCACGTCCCACCAAATTTGCCTCGGGTACTGTACCCCAGTAACGACTGTCCTTGCTGTTGTCGCGGTTGTCACCCAACACAAAATAGGAATTTTCGGGTACCGTGAAGGTCAAATCATCCGCGGGCCTGTGATGATTAATCAGTACACTATGACTCAAAGTGTCCAGTTGTTCTGTGGTCATTTTTGCTCCGGACATGGCAACACCTTGCCCGACGCCTAAATAAACCGTATTGCCGCTTTGCGGCATTTCCTCACCATTGATATACACAACTTTATCGCGGTACTCCACTCGGTCTCCGGGCAGCCCAATGATGCGTTTTATGTAGTCAATTGAGGGATCCTCCGGATACCGAAATACAGCGACATCCCCACGCTGGGGTGAACCCACGTCTATTATTTTAGTGTCCAATACGGGCAACCGGATTCCGTAGGCAAATTTATTCACCAAAATAAAATCACCCGCCAATAAGGTTGGCATCATGGAACCCGACGGGATTCGAAACGGTTCCACCAAAAAAGATCTTAGTACCAAAACAATGAGAATAACGGGAAACAGGGAACGTGAATATTCCACTAAAATCGGTTCTTTGCTTACCCGCTCTCTGGCTTCATCCAGAGTTTCATCAGGTCCGGAATCATTTAACTGCAAACTATCGGCGCGACGACGCCTCTTTGGAGCAAACACAAAAGCGTCTATAGCCCAGATGATGCCGGTAATCAACACAGCCAAAACCATCACGGCCGGAAAATCTAAGTGCATTGTTTTCATTTTTTTCCCACATGTAAAACCGCTAAAAATGCTTCCTGCGGAATTTCCACAGAGCCCAATTGTTTCATCCTTTTTTTGCCGGCTTTTTGCTTCTCCAGCAATTTGCGTTTTCGGGTCATATCACCGCCATAACACTTTGCAGTAACGTTTTTTCGCAGAGCTTTCACGTTGGTTCTGGCAATAATGTGCGAGCCAATAGCGGCCTGAATCGCCACTTCGAACATTTGCCGCGGTATAATTTCCCGCATTTTTTCCGCCAATTCGCGCCCACGATAGTGCGCCTGGGAACGGTGAACAATTACGGCAAGCGCATCCACTCTGTCACCGTTGATAAGAATATCCAGTTTAACCAAATCGGCGGTTGAAAAGCGTACAAAATGGTAGTCTAAGGAAGCATAGCCACGACTAACCGACTTAAGCCGATCAAAAAAGTCCAATACGACTTCGTTCATTGGCAATTCGTAGTCTAAGGAAATTTGATTGCCCAAATACAGTAGCTTTTTCTGAACGCCACGTTTCTCTTCACACAAGCCAATCACATTTCCCAAATACTCTTGAGGTACAAGAATACTGGCCACGATAATTGGCTCGCGAATTTCACGAATGTAGTTGGGTTCCGGTAGTTTCACCGGGTTGTCCACATAGATAACCTCACCTTTGGTAGATTCCACTTCATAAATAACCGTAGGTGCGGTAGTGATCAGATTCATATCATACTCACGCTCCAGGCGTTCTTGTATGATTTCCATATGCAACATACCCAAAAAGCCACAACGAAACCCCAGACCCAAGGCCTGGGAGGTTTCCGGCTCATAGAACAATGCCGCATCATTGAGGCGTAGCTTCGCCAGAGCATCCCGCAAGTCCTCATAGTCTTCCGAACTGATGGGAAACAAACCGGCAAATACTTGCGGCTTAATGGGCTTAAACCCCGGTAGAGGTTTTTGGGCGGGATTATCTACTGCGGTAATGGTATCCCCTACGGGAACACCGTTAATATCTTTAATGCCGGAGATAATATATCCCACGTCACCTGCGCGCAGTTCCGGCAAGTCTTTGCGCTTAGGCGTAAACACACCGACTTTATCCACCAAATGGCTATTACCGGTGGACATCACTTTCATTTTCTGACCTTTGCGCAAACACCCATGCATCACTCTGACTAAGGAAATAACACCCAGGTAACTATCGAACCATGAATCTATAATCAGCGCCTGCAAAGGTCCATCCTCATTGCCCTTTGGCGGCGGAATCCGTGCGACCAATTGTTCCAGCAGATTATCCACGCCGATACCGGTTTTAGCACTGACCTCGACGGCATCGGCGGCTTCGATACCGATAATGTCTTCGATTTCGTGTTTAACCCGTTCCGGGTCGGCAGCCGGCAAGTCAATTTTATTAAGTACCGGTACTACTTCCAAGCCTTGCTCAGTTGCGGTATAACAATTCGCCACGCTTTGAGCCTCTACGCCTTGAGAAGCATCCACCACCAACAATGCACCTTCACAGGCCGCCAGTGAGCGGGACACTTCATAGGAGAAATCCACATGTCCTGGGGTGTCGATAAAATTTAATTGATAAGTGTTGCCATCTTTGGCCTTGTAGTTAAGTGTGACACTTTGGGCTTTGATGGTTATGCCCCGCTCCCTTTCCAGGTCCATGGAATCCAGAACCTGTTCTGCCATTTCCCGTGCTTCCAAGCCGCCACACATCTGGATAAACCGGTCCGCAATGGTGGACTTACCATGATCTATGTGAGCGATAATGGAGAAATTTCTAATATATTGCATATAGGACATGCATTAACCCGCAAGGCTGTTTCATTTGATAACTTATTCATTTAACCGAGATTTTCACTTTCGGTATTCCCGGAACCGCGCTATTGTAAATCAAATTGGCGCCACCACCTAATGGCAACGTTTGCTGCATGATAATTTGGGGAAGAGGATTGGCGGGTCCCTGTGTGCAACAAAGACCCGCTGAGGTGACTACTTCTCTGTAATTTTCAGAGCTAAAAACTCCGGGTCGCCACGACGTTGGATCAGCAATGGCACAGATTTACCGCTTGGTAAATCTTCTGCTATCTCTTTGAAATTTTTAGCATTCTTTATGTCTTTGTTCTGCAACATCAAAATGACATCCCCCTTACGGACGCCTGCTTTTCGGGCCGGACCGTTACCAATCTCTTTAACTATCACCCCGTTTTCCTTAATTTCCAAACGCTTACGCTCCTCTGCTGTAAGATCGGCCACCACCACGTTGAGCTTATTATCCGCTAAACGTTCCGGTTTTTGGGGTGCCGCAGCTATCTTGGTATCTTCATCAGGCAACTCACCAATTTTTATGCTTAGTTGCTTTGTCTTACCCTTTCGCAAAACTTCCACATCGACATTTTTACCCACCGGAGTTAAACCCACCAAAGGGGGCAAATTTGAGGATCGCACAATGTCCCTGCCATTAAATTTTGTCACAATATCGCCCACTTCAAACCCATATTTTTCCGCCGGACTATTGGGGAGCACTTTGGCAATCAAGGCGCCCCTGGGTTTATCCATACCAAAGGATGGCGCTAATTCCCGAGTAACATCCTGAATCAGGACACCGAGCCAACCCCGGGCCACATGCCCGGAAGTTTTCAACTGATCCACAATGTTCATAACCATGTTAATGGGTATAGCAAAAGACAACCCCATAAAACCGCCGGTGCGACTGTAGATTTGGGAATTAATACCAATGACCTTACCATCCAAATTGAACAAAGGGCCGCCCGAGTTACCCGGATTAATTGCAACATCGGTTTGGATAAAAGGTACATAGTTTTCACGGGGCAGACTCCGGCCCTTGGCACTGACTATACCGGCTGTCACTGAGTGATCAAAACCAAAAGGCGAACCTATGGCCAGCACCCATTCACCCACTTTTAACTTATCCGAGTCGCCGATTTTGACCACGGGCAGGTTTTTTGCTTTCACTTTCAAAACCGCCAAATCGCTGCGCTGATCACTCCCTACCAACGTGGCCTCCAACTCTCGACGGTCATTGAGACGAACAATCACTTCATTGGCGTCTTTGATAACGTGGTAGTTGGTTAACACATAACCGTCTTCAGAGATAATAAATCCTGAGCCCAGAGATTTAGAATCGAAATCATCGGAATCCCCGCCACCCGGACCACCTTCTTCACCGAAGAAATGTCGGAAAAGATCACCAAAGGGGCCTTCGGGGACTTCTCCAGGAGCAGGCATTTTGTGTTTGGGTGTACGCGGTGGATGCTTTATTTTCTGAGTGGTACTGATGTTAACCACAGCGGCTCCATATTTTTCTACCAAACGCGTAAAATCCGGTAAGTCCCTGGCTTGTGCCGGTATCGCCAATAGGCAAACAACTACAAAACTCAACACTTTCATCATAGATTTAGCCAACACTGTTTCTCCTGCATAAAATTCCAAGCACTATCCAGAGCCATCGCCCTATCCGTTGACAGAGCTTTTCACCCGCAACGGGTCAGTTACCAACCGTAATAGAACCGGCTGATAACGCCTATCCAATCGGATAGAAAATCCGAAATACCTTAACCACACCGCACCCAATCCCAAACCGAGCAGCGCCAAAATGACCGTGACGAGTTCCGACTGCAATAACAATTGCTGTTGCAACACCTCACCTAACAGTCCAAAACCAAACATCACCAGCAAGGGAACGATGTAAACCGCCACAGAACCCTTGATTAAGGCCTGCTCTTCCAAACCAATGACAACCCGGTCCCCCTCACTTACCGATAGGGTTTTCAATACGGCCAAACGCTTTTGCCGGGATTGAAAATAGTCACCTATAATGGCTGTACCACATCCCTTGTTTACCGCACACTGACCACAAACGCTTTTTTGTTCGGTTTGCACCCAAACCAGATCCCGATCCAATTTCACCACCGTGGCATTTTGCTCGATCATTTTTGTGTGTGGTTAAGCGAACCGGCAATAAATTTCACCGTTTCATGGGGTACTTCTCCCACCACGGTCACCTGGTGATTATCATATTTTGAGCCGTAGATATTGACAGCACCTTTTCTAAAAGCACCTGCATATCCTTGGTTTTCAGCACCTATATCCTCTATATAGATGGAAATAGACGCAAGCCCATCACTGATAACCAGATGTTCCGCCGATTGATCACTGTTTTGAATTTGTTGGATGTAGTGTCCGGTCACCATAAATCCATTTGGTAACTGCTTCACTTCCCAGTTAGCGTTCACGGAGGGGGCTCGATCATCTTTTTTATTATGGTGCCAAGTGTATGCCTCCCCGGATACACCCGGGTTAAGCATAGTATCGGGAATATTTTTTAACACTTCGATGTTCACAAACATCATTTGCTCCAGCGGTTTACCGGATTCTGTCAATTCTGATTTAAGCAATAAGCCACTGCTTTGGTCCACCCAGAGACGGTAACCATAGCGGTATTGGTCCTTGGGCTGAATCAGGATAATATGAGTTTGGCGTCCGGCAACCCTATCCGTACCCCCAAGCAGAATATTATATACCCCGACAAAATCACCGATGTTTTTTGACAATTTAGCAAATAGATGACTGTTGAAACGTCGTTGACGCACTACCACTGAGCGGCTATCGGGTAAATAACTGGTCACCACATCATTTTTTCGGATCACTTCTCTGGGCGCACCGCTTAAATGCACCAAACGCTCATATTCGCCATTTTTGTCTTTCTTGTGAATCAACTGCATGGATTCCAACTGACCGTCATGGCTATACACCAGGGTTCCATGATAGTTCAGGGTCTTTAAAGCTTCTCCCATTTGATTTAAGTATGTCACGGGATCGGGTTGATCCGCCCATGCTGCAGGAAATCCCGCCAGGAAAAGAAACAATAATTTCACTTATTTCGCCCGCACTTATTTCGCCTGAGTACTGCTCGGACTGACTACGATTCTCGCATAGGGCATCACTCCCTGAATGTGAGAGCGAGTTACGGTTTGGTTATGGTCCACCAGATATTTATTCAACTGGGGATTATATTGGGTGGCATTTGCCGGAATAGGACTCATGGGAAGGGCTCCCGTAGCCGCCGTTGACGGCGCGGGATTCAATCGGACAAACTCAGTGCTATCAGGCATTTCGGCAACTTGGGGTGCCGTACTGTCGGTGGTAAACATTTGTACACTCACAACAGTGGCAACCGCCACGGAAGCCGCTATGGCAATTCCGGAAACTTTCCGCATCAATGGTGCTACAAAATTCGGTAAACTTCTGGGGGCTAGAACGGTAGGTTCGGATTCGAGTTGCTGACTGACGGAGAGGTATAAATCGGGGTTGAGAGTTTTGGGTAAGTTGTGGCGCATAGCATCACTGATCAGATGATAACGTTGCCAGCGTTGTTTCAGTTCCGGGTCCGCATGTAAACGATCCACCAGATGGTCACAATCTTTTAGTTCTCCATCCACGAATGCTGAGAACTGTTCTTCAAATGTCTTCGTCATATTACAAGCCCACCGTATCAATCCTGACTTACTCAGTCTCTTTCTAATAAAGGTTTCAGAATCTTGTCTATGGCTTCCCGTGCCCTGAATATCCGAGAACGGACTGTGCCTACCGGACATTCCATCGCTTCTGCGATCTCTTCATAACTCATGCCGTCAATCTCACGCAAGGTGATAGCGGTCTTCAAATCTTCCGGCAAACTATCAATCGTTGACAATATCGCTGATTCAATTTCGTCTCGGTTCAACAAACCTTCAGGGGTCTCCTGCTCTTTTAATGCAGACTGCCCTTCAAACTGTTCAGCATCCTGTACATCGATATCCACATTCGGTAACCGCCTGCCTTGCGCAACCAAATGATTCTTAGCCGTATTTATCGCTATGCGATACATCCAGGTGTAAAAAGCGCTGTCACCCCGGAAGTTTGGTAATGCCCGGTAAGCCTTAATGAAGGCTTCCTGGGAAACATCCTGTGCCTCGACAACGTCTTTTACATATCGGGTTATCAATTTTACAACTTTGTGCTGATACTTCAGTACCAGTAAGTCAAAAGCTGATTTATCGCCTTTCTTCACCCGATCGACAAGCGACTGATCTGTATTCCGTTCGCCCATTTGGGCCAAACCCCTTCTGGAAGTAGGGCGAACTCGTTAACTCTACCAGGGTAGACAATAGCCTATCTGGTTAGTTCGCCAAAAATTTATTCTTTTACCGTTTACGGACCCTACGGGGCAACCCGGTAGACTAAAAACAGTAATGATAAGCAATATTTCACTCACTTGCGAATTTTACTTAGCAGATTATTGTAATATCATGCAGTTGAGCGCGCTATCGTAGAATTCACACCATGCATCAGGCAAACATATTTGACATACTTATTATTGGCAGCGGTTCTGCGGGCTTGAGCGCCGCTTTGCATCTGGATCCACAAACCCGCGTGGCCATATTATCCAAAGGTGAATTGAATGCGGGCAGTACCTCATTCGCCCAAGGGGGTATTTCCGCCGTTCTGGACCCTATGGACTCCATCCAATCCCATATTCAGGATACACTGAATGCCGGTGGCGGCCTGTGCAACGAATCGGTGGTCCGATATGTAGTGGAGCACGCCAAAGACCAGATACAGTGGCTCATTGATTTGGGTATGCCTTTCACCCAAGATGAAAACCAAGGCTACCACCTGACGCGCGAAGGTGGTCACAGCCATCGCCGCGTCATTCACACGGCAGACATTACCGGAAAGGCCTTATCCCAGACCCTGACCGCCGGCGTAGAGCAACGGGACAATATTCAGGTATTTGCCAATCACATTGCCATAGACCTGATTACCGGAGCCAAATTGGGCTTGCACTCCAACCGGGTATACGGCGCTTATGTGCTGGACCTGAACTCAGGGCAAACTCGCGTCATTCAGGCCAAAGCCATCATTATTGCCACCGGCGGTGCCAGCAAAGCCTATTTGTATACCAGCAATCCGGACGTATCCACCGGCGACGGCATTGCCATGGCCTGGCGTGCCGGTTGCCGGGTGGCTAATATGGAATTTATCCAGTTTCACCCCACATGCCTATACCATCCGCATGCTAAGTCCTTTCTCATTTCCGAGGCAGTACGTGGCGAAGGGGGCAGACTGCTGTTGCCGGATGGCAGCTCTTTCATGGATAAGGTGGATCCCAGAGGCGAATTGGCTCCACGTGATATTGTCGCTAGAGCCATCGACCATGAGATGAAGCGCCAAGGCCTGGATTGTGTCTATCTGGATATTAGCTTCAAATCCAGACAATTCATTCAAAGCCACTTCCCTAATATTTACGAACGCTGTTTGCGCTTTGGTTTTGACCTGAGTCGTCAACCCATACCCGTGGTACCCGCCGCCCATTACACTTGTGGCGGCATTATGACCGACATCAACGGCTTAACGGACATCGATAACCTCTATGCCGTGGGTGAAGCCACCTGCACCGGACTGCATGGCGCAAACCGCATGGCCAGCAACTCCCTATTGGAGTGCCTGGTTTTTGGAGCCGCCGCAGCTAAACATATCAACCAGTACATGGACAAAACCCGGGACTTACCCCAATTACCGGAATGGGACGAAAGTCGGGTCACCAATTCAGACGAAGAAATCGTTGTGGCACATAACTGGGACGAATTGCGTCGATTTATGTGGGATTATGTCGGAATCGTCAGAACCAATAAGCGCCTGCAACGGGCGATGCGTCGTATCAATATGCTGGAACGTGAAATTCACGAATACTACAGCAATTTTAAAATAAGCAACGATTTACTGGAACTGCGCAATCTGGTGACGGTATCCAAGCTGATCGTATTATCTGCTCTGGCCAGAAAAGAGAGCCGTGGTTTACACTACACGCTGGATTATCCCCAACTGGACAACAGCATGGCACCACAAAACACTGTGTTAAAACCGCCTAACTTTCTGCCACTTGAAATGCCAACGTCTTCAAAATCACCCGAAGCCTCCTGAAGGGCTCAACTGGTAATGAGTCGGGCAGAATTACCACATTGAAACGTTGATTTTGCTCCGTTTTAAACTGCAAAACGACCAGCTGAAGATGCACAAAGCTGCCCGGCAACAATTGCGCAATTTGATCCGTATGCTCCCGTGTATGCAACAGCCATTTGTTACTACCCAAGTACCGGATGGCATGAACCCTGTCGCTACGCACAAACACCGGCAAGGACCACCCACTCAACCAGCCCATGCCGGTCAGGGCTCGCATCCAAACCACAAAGACAAAGGTAATGCAGAGAATCTTTGCGGCATAGGATAGATCCAAGGAAACAGGAAATACAATGGCACCCAGTGCCAACAGATTTAGAGCGGCGGCTGCAATCCGCGAGGGTTGCAGCTCAATTGAAAGCTGAGCGGCGTAT
This region of Gammaproteobacteria bacterium genomic DNA includes:
- the rpoE gene encoding RNA polymerase sigma factor RpoE, whose amino-acid sequence is MGERNTDQSLVDRVKKGDKSAFDLLVLKYQHKVVKLITRYVKDVVEAQDVSQEAFIKAYRALPNFRGDSAFYTWMYRIAINTAKNHLVAQGRRLPNVDIDVQDAEQFEGQSALKEQETPEGLLNRDEIESAILSTIDSLPEDLKTAITLREIDGMSYEEIAEAMECPVGTVRSRIFRAREAIDKILKPLLERD
- the nadB gene encoding L-aspartate oxidase gives rise to the protein MHQANIFDILIIGSGSAGLSAALHLDPQTRVAILSKGELNAGSTSFAQGGISAVLDPMDSIQSHIQDTLNAGGGLCNESVVRYVVEHAKDQIQWLIDLGMPFTQDENQGYHLTREGGHSHRRVIHTADITGKALSQTLTAGVEQRDNIQVFANHIAIDLITGAKLGLHSNRVYGAYVLDLNSGQTRVIQAKAIIIATGGASKAYLYTSNPDVSTGDGIAMAWRAGCRVANMEFIQFHPTCLYHPHAKSFLISEAVRGEGGRLLLPDGSSFMDKVDPRGELAPRDIVARAIDHEMKRQGLDCVYLDISFKSRQFIQSHFPNIYERCLRFGFDLSRQPIPVVPAAHYTCGGIMTDINGLTDIDNLYAVGEATCTGLHGANRMASNSLLECLVFGAAAAKHINQYMDKTRDLPQLPEWDESRVTNSDEEIVVAHNWDELRRFMWDYVGIVRTNKRLQRAMRRINMLEREIHEYYSNFKISNDLLELRNLVTVSKLIVLSALARKESRGLHYTLDYPQLDNSMAPQNTVLKPPNFLPLEMPTSSKSPEAS